In one Neobacillus sp. WH10 genomic region, the following are encoded:
- the coaE gene encoding dephospho-CoA kinase (Dephospho-CoA kinase (CoaE) performs the final step in coenzyme A biosynthesis.), with protein MTLVIGLTGGIASGKSTVSNMLKEMDVTVVDADVEARLAVEKGEPAYNKIIAEFGREILMEDGEINRPKLGSIIFHQAEKRKLLNEITHPEVRKRMKEQVEDAKKNNKEVVVLDIPLLFESKLTNLVDKTILVFVDYETQLQRLIVRNNLSVVDAEARIRSQMPLTEKVMLADEVINNNGSIADLKKQLIDVLIKWGINLERS; from the coding sequence ATGACACTAGTTATCGGTCTAACAGGCGGAATTGCCAGTGGAAAAAGTACAGTATCAAATATGTTAAAGGAAATGGATGTCACAGTGGTCGATGCCGATGTTGAAGCACGCCTGGCGGTGGAAAAAGGAGAGCCTGCTTACAATAAAATCATCGCTGAATTTGGCCGAGAAATTTTAATGGAGGATGGAGAAATCAACCGTCCAAAACTCGGCTCGATTATTTTCCATCAAGCAGAGAAAAGGAAGCTCTTAAATGAAATTACCCACCCAGAAGTAAGGAAAAGAATGAAGGAACAAGTAGAAGATGCAAAAAAGAACAATAAAGAAGTGGTTGTTCTTGATATCCCGTTATTGTTTGAAAGTAAACTAACGAATCTGGTGGATAAAACTATTCTTGTATTTGTAGATTATGAAACGCAGCTTCAAAGATTAATCGTAAGAAATAACCTATCGGTAGTGGATGCTGAAGCAAGAATCCGTTCCCAGATGCCTCTTACAGAAAAAGTAATGCTGGCGGATGAAGTGATTAATAATAATGGATCAATAGCAGATTTAAAAAAGCAACTCATTGATGTTTTAATAAAATGGGGAATTAATCTGGAAAGATCATAA